The region CTTGTTGGGTACGAAGTTTGTCGGCCTAGCGTGAAGCAATTGTTTCGTTAGCGGCTGCATCTTGAGGGACTTGATATTTTGAGGGTTAAGACTTGCCATATTTGCGCActtgttgtggtgttgctgctttgCTGGAGGACTTCGACTTATGAATATTGCACACAGGAAAGAAACGGAATGCGCTGCGCTTGAGCCGTTGTGACCTTTGCACAACGCGCCTGCCAAGACGAGCCAAGTTCTGGAATGCGCAGGGGCAGGTCCCACGGCAGGCTTGGCATTTCAAGCTCGGTGTGGAGCATGTTCTCTGCAGGACCCATCTCACCTCAAGGTCACTTTGAGGAAGCACTCTCACTTTCAACACACCCATACCAAGCGCATCATTCTGTCTCAGTCAATCAATTACACCATCAGTGTTACACGTACACATCCCATCGAGAGGGATCATCCGAACTATCGGATCATTACCACGTCTCGTCGGGATTGGGgttcccaaccccccccttctttaCTGCACCATGACCGCCATCCTTCTCCAATGTGCCCTCGCCGCTGCACAAGACGCTCGTTTCGACTCGGAGGCTTCTGCAATACAACAAAATCATGCGGCGACTCACGGCGACAACCCTTTAATAGCCTGTTCGTCCTGCTACGGTAGCCTCTTGGACCTCTACCGGGCCAGATATTTCAACTGTCCTCCGGCAGACTTGCTGAAAGACCCGTCACTCTCATCCCAAGGCGAATGGTTCACATCCGCCCCCCCATCTTTTCTTGAAAAGCTGGCAGATCTTATCGAAAAGGCAAAGCAGTATCAGATCCATCCAGGCCTTCTTGACGAACATgtaaagaaacaaaaagagcGATGGTATGCTGACAGCCTGACAACGCTGAGATTGAGATCCATGGTGCAAGACGAGGACAAGGCAGCCATCGCCGAACAACTAGAAAGGTTCACCGCAGGATCGGCACCAATCGAGGAGCTCATGACTGCTGTATCGACATCGTTGAAGAAGTTGTCAGGCAGCGAAAGTCCGCCAATAGATGATTTGTCCAGAGGACTTCTTGCAGCCACAAATCACACTGAGAGGATAGAGGTGCTCAAGGAAGCCCTCTTTGCGACACCATCACAACCGACTGACGGTAGCCCGAGTGGCGAGGTGCCCGAGGTCCACGCAAAATACTACAACATGCTCGCACAGGACAATGCCAGCATGGAACAAGTCAAGGACGCAATCTTGAGTGACCATCAAAGATTGTCTAGCGCCCAGGATGAGATCAAAAAGGTCGAGGCAAGGCTGGCGGAGCTGAGGAGAGGGCAGGCTGCCTacgagctggagaaggccAAAAAGGCAGAAAACAAGAGACGGCTTGCCGAGCAGCAGAGGAGCGTGATACCTGACGGGCTGACGAACTTGCCACCATGCTCGGTGTGCCGGAATCCCGTCAACCCTTCGAGCTTCAGACTTTGCACCGTCTGCGCGCTCCTTTCTGGGTACGAGCTCGATGGCGCAGACATGACTGTCTATTGTGGCTTTGAGTGCGAACACGAAGGATATGTAAGTCTGCCTTTCCCCCCTGGCTGTCTGCTCTCGTCTTGGaagatgctgatgctgtttTCCCCATCAGAGAAATCATCTCAAGGCTCACAGTTGTTCCGCCGGTCCTACATGTGTTCACGCTCGTGTGGACCCATCCGGGGGGCGGCAGAttccaaacaacaaccatgCGACACATGACGAAGACACTAAGATGTCGGACGTTCTTGCCACTCCGGCAGACGTCCGATTCTGCAAGGAATGTGTTGTCAATCTGAAGAAGCCCACAGCGTGGTGTTCTCCGGCCTGCGTTCGTGCTCACTATGCGCAACATCATGAGAAAGTCCACGTCGGAGGAGCCGCTGACGGCGATGATCGGATGGATACTAATGGGGGCCTGGAAGGCGTTGATTTCGACAGCCAGCATTACATCATTTCTCTGGCGGACGCGGTTAAGGAATGGGAAGCCAGGAATGGGGGGGTGCGGTTGGAAGAGTAAGGCTCTCCCGAAAGATGAGAAGCAGACGGTTTGCTTGTGAAAAGATTTGCGTGGTGGGCATGGCCCTTGGGGGAAATGGGGCAGAGAATAAAAATCACGTTTGTGATTACTTGTATGGATGGATTCGAATTTTTATTCTTGTTGATTTTTTGGAgaatttttttatttttttattttattttattttttatttttttagAAAGGGAAGACCAGGAAGGAAATAGGGAATTGGTCGAGCTGTGGGGGAAGACCAGCAGGGTGACAAACATGCAGATCAAGAGACGGCGAAGGATGCTCAAGCCGTCACGGAGATAAGGCTGGTCAAGACACTGTGAAGCGGATAGAGAAAATAAATAGTACACACTGGAAATCGATGGGGTATGTGCTTGgcgagaggttgaagagacgcgggtgttgttgatgcggCACACTGTTGGATGAAAATAATGGCAGTGTAAAACAAGTTAATATAGGATGGCCTCCCCAAGCAACGTCTTCAACAAGCTTCGAAAGATAGTTTGGtgggcgttttttttttcttttttttttctttttttttttttttttttttttttttttttttttttttttttttttttttttttttttttttttttttttttttttttttttttttttttttttttttttttttttttttttttttaaaaaaaaaaagataaaagtaaaaaaatcAAGTACAAAAAcaaatataaaaaaaaacatgaAAAAAATaacaataataataaatGATCAAGAAGCCTATCCCTGGTTTAAAAAAGGTGTGAGTTGATAGTTAGTAACACATGTTTTGATTGAAACCAAGACACCGGTACAAGATGAACCTCTCGGGACATACGAGGGGTTGCAGTGAAAGGCGATGGACACATCAAGAATGGCGATCAGTGTTGGACTGGTGTGCTGGTGGTTCTCAGGCTCGCAAGACATGAAATTGTCCAAGGTTGCAAGCAAAGAGTTTTTCCACGCAAATGCGTCTTTCAGTTTCCATCCCTCGCTATGACTATGAAGTAtgctcgctgctgctgtcgccCGCCCCTTTCCCCGACCATCTCACCGCACTCATGCCCTCCCATTCACCCgtccatcctccccttttcTGCTGACTTCTTGATTACCTAACCTACAACAAATAGTACCCAAACAACCCTCTTGACAAAACACCGAGAGTGACAACAGAAAGAAAGCGATGCTAAGCTTTCTGTCCCCGTCATGAAACAATACTATACCAAGAAAAAATGTCTGGCGAAACTTGCCACCGAACAATCCATAGCACCCGAGGATGGGCGtagaaatataaaataaaaaaacaaccGAGAACCGACAGGAAAAATGATCCTATATACTGGGTTTGTTCACCACCGAAGTTTGAGGGTAGTACTGTACTTTTTCGTCGTCCAATAAAAGACGaatccctttttttttttgccccTTTGTTGACAGAAACTCGAAAGAAAAGCGCAAGAAATTTGCTCTGGTTGATGGTTTGTTGTGTTGTATAAAAGTTCACACTCATTGTTGTGAAACTTCTGGGTATCATAAGCACCTCcacttcccccttcccccccaactcttcctttcttcctttttggATTGGTTACCGCCCTGCTCATCTCGGATTACCCCCTCCTCGTGTGGGTAGTTCAAAGTCTGGATTGGAATTAAGAAGTAGATCGGCAGGGCGGGGACCGTTATTCCCAACTGGTCGCCGGGGTATCATTTGCGGCATCTCTGGTGGTGGCTGCCACCGAGGGTTGATCCCGCGCTGCGAAATAGACGTGAAATTAGACCGCTCAGATTCGGCCGGGCTGCGGGCGCCCTGGGGAATGTCCTCGTATGAGTTAGCCAACTGTAGGGGCTGCAGAGGAGGTGTTCTTGGCCGGGGTGAATTACTAGCTGCGGGAGGCGCAGGCTCGGCGAAGCGAGGGTCCACATCCTCGTAGTACTCACTAGGGGCCGGTCTTAGCCCTGGGTttgcttgctgctgttgtggaggttggaggttaGGGCCAGGACCGCCCCTGAGATCAAAAGGTGGCCGAGTGGAAACAGCTGTAAGTGGTGAAGGGGTCCTGACCGGATTCTGATTCCAGGCTTGCCTAGGGGGGACATATGCGGTGCTGGACAAAGAAGTTACTATGGCAAGGCCGTGGT is a window of Podospora pseudopauciseta strain CBS 411.78 chromosome 1, whole genome shotgun sequence DNA encoding:
- a CDS encoding hypothetical protein (EggNog:ENOG503PF8K) → MTAILLQCALAAAQDARFDSEASAIQQNHAATHGDNPLIACSSCYGSLLDLYRARYFNCPPADLLKDPSLSSQGEWFTSAPPSFLEKLADLIEKAKQYQIHPGLLDEHVKKQKERWYADSLTTLRLRSMVQDEDKAAIAEQLERFTAGSAPIEELMTAVSTSLKKLSGSESPPIDDLSRGLLAATNHTERIEVLKEALFATPSQPTDGSPSGEVPEVHAKYYNMLAQDNASMEQVKDAILSDHQRLSSAQDEIKKVEARLAELRRGQAAYELEKAKKAENKRRLAEQQRSVIPDGLTNLPPCSVCRNPVNPSSFRLCTVCALLSGYELDGADMTVYCGFECEHEGYRNHLKAHSCSAGPTCVHARVDPSGGRQIPNNNHATHDEDTKMSDVLATPADVRFCKECVVNLKKPTAWCSPACVRAHYAQHHEKVHVGGAADGDDRMDTNGGLEGVDFDSQHYIISLADAVKEWEARNGGVRLEE